GCAGGGCATGATCGAGCCCTTCGCGCCCGGTCAGGTGAAGGAGCGCGACGGCCATCGGCTGGTGTCCTATGGCACCTCCAGCTACGGCTACGACGTGCGCTGCGCCGACGAATTCAAGGTGTTCACCAACATCAACTCCACCATAGTGGACCCGAAGGCATTCGACGAGCGCAGCTTCGTGGACATCAAGTCGGATGTCTGCATCATCCCGCCCAACTCGTTCGCACTGGCCCGCACGGTGGAGTATTTCCGCATCCCCCGCCAGGTGCTGACGATCTGCCTGGGCAAGA
This DNA window, taken from Luteibacter sp. 9135, encodes the following:
- the dcd gene encoding dCTP deaminase; amino-acid sequence: MSIKSDKWIRRMAGQQGMIEPFAPGQVKERDGHRLVSYGTSSYGYDVRCADEFKVFTNINSTIVDPKAFDERSFVDIKSDVCIIPPNSFALARTVEYFRIPRQVLTICLGKSTYARCGIIVNVTPLEPEWEGHVTLEFSNTTPLPAKIYANEGVAQMLFLESDEECEVSYADRGGKYQGQRGVTLPST